A stretch of the Strigops habroptila isolate Jane chromosome 15, bStrHab1.2.pri, whole genome shotgun sequence genome encodes the following:
- the QRFP gene encoding orexigenic neuropeptide QRFP, whose amino-acid sequence MRAPYSLSCLFLLSLGTCFPPSQPQEPGHPGEWTLLGPSWRAAAEDAGAGWRAGAKRRRSEELGALLSIARELRSYGEEGAGQRAGRQRGSELRAGEKRSGTLGNLAEELNGYNRRKGGFTFRFGR is encoded by the coding sequence ATGAGAGCCCCCTACTCACtgtcctgcctcttcctcctgagCCTGGGGACCTGCTTCCCCCCCAGCCAGCCGCAGGAGCCGGGACACCCGGGGGAATGGACCCTGCTCGGTCCCAGCTGGCGAGCGGCTGCCGAGGACGCGGGGGCCGGCTGGAGGGCAGGAGCGAAGCGGCGGCGGAGCGAGGAGCTGGGCGCGCTGCTGAGCATCGCCCGGGAGCTGCGGAGCTATGGAGAGGAAGGGGCCGGGCAGCGGGCGGGCCGGCAGCGCGGCTCCGAGCTCCGGGCAGGGGAGAAGCGCAGCGGCACGCTGGGGAACCTGGCCGAGGAGCTCAACGGCTACAACAGGAGGAAAGGCGGCTTCACCTTCCGCTTCGGGAGATGA